One window from the genome of Desulfonatronum thiodismutans encodes:
- the uxx1 gene encoding UXX-star selenoprotein family 1: MSQTIIYGKQGUPYTTNAREAHPGHVYHDVKTDPGRMEEMLTHSQGQRKVPVIVINGKATVGFGGT; the protein is encoded by the coding sequence ATGAGTCAGACGATCATCTACGGCAAACAGGGCTGACCCTACACCACCAACGCCCGTGAGGCGCATCCGGGTCATGTTTATCACGACGTGAAGACGGATCCCGGCCGGATGGAGGAAATGCTCACTCACAGCCAGGGCCAACGCAAAGTCCCGGTGATCGTGATCAATGGCAAGGCCACCGTGGGTTTTGGAGGCACCTGA
- a CDS encoding AI-2E family transporter, translating to MSRPDISDYLTPLQRRLISVALVLLALNLIGAFFFGVFLLLQGLVVYFSNVLWPLAVAGILALLLKPLVHWFQRILHIGRVTTIILLYGIVLLTLALLGALILPEILSQVRSLIEHLPVLAEQLSRLIARLFPDAATWAEESLNPEVLREHLQSWTEHLQKIIQTSLPALNTMGEFLGRTFTLVAGTAIIPVYLFFFLLTDKDPLRALDEQLSFISPWLREDITFLTGEFARIMVAFFRGQILIGLIMGVLMAIGFTLAGLKFGTLLGIVIGLLNIIPYLGSLLGLITVLPLAYLQQDGGFFLLALVLAVFVAVQLLESYLLTPRIMSRGTGLHPLVIIIAIFFWGKALGGILGMILAIPLTAFFVVVWRLVRKKYLAVATDRNQSLPEAESAS from the coding sequence ATGTCTCGCCCCGATATCTCCGACTATTTGACGCCCCTGCAACGTCGACTGATCAGCGTGGCCCTGGTGCTCCTGGCGCTGAACCTGATCGGCGCGTTTTTCTTCGGCGTCTTCCTCCTGCTCCAAGGCCTGGTGGTCTACTTTTCCAACGTACTCTGGCCCCTGGCCGTGGCCGGCATCCTGGCCCTGCTGCTCAAACCACTGGTCCACTGGTTCCAGCGGATCCTGCATATCGGACGGGTCACGACAATAATCCTGCTCTACGGCATCGTCCTGCTGACCCTGGCTCTGCTGGGGGCCTTGATCCTGCCGGAAATTCTCTCCCAGGTCCGTTCATTGATCGAACACCTCCCGGTCCTCGCCGAACAGCTCTCCCGGTTGATCGCCCGCCTGTTCCCGGACGCCGCGACCTGGGCCGAGGAGTCCCTGAATCCGGAAGTCCTCCGCGAACACCTGCAATCCTGGACAGAGCACCTGCAAAAAATCATCCAGACCTCCCTGCCCGCCCTGAACACCATGGGAGAATTCCTGGGCCGCACCTTCACCCTGGTGGCCGGAACGGCGATCATCCCGGTCTATCTGTTCTTCTTCCTGCTCACGGACAAGGATCCGTTGCGCGCTCTGGATGAACAACTGTCCTTCATCTCACCCTGGCTGCGGGAGGACATCACGTTTCTGACCGGCGAGTTCGCCCGGATCATGGTCGCCTTTTTTCGGGGCCAAATCCTGATCGGGCTGATCATGGGCGTGCTCATGGCCATTGGTTTTACCCTGGCCGGCCTGAAATTCGGGACTCTGCTGGGCATCGTCATCGGCCTGCTGAACATCATTCCGTACCTGGGCAGCCTCCTGGGGCTGATCACGGTCCTGCCTTTGGCCTACCTGCAACAGGACGGCGGTTTTTTCCTCCTGGCCCTGGTCCTGGCGGTCTTCGTCGCGGTCCAGCTCTTGGAAAGCTACCTGCTCACCCCGCGGATCATGTCTCGAGGCACCGGGTTACACCCGCTGGTGATCATCATCGCCATCTTTTTCTGGGGCAAGGCTCTTGGCGGCATCCTGGGCATGATCCTGGCCATCCCGCTGACAGCCTTTTTCGTGGTGGTCTGGCGACTGGTGCGCAAAAAATACCTCGCCGTCGCGACGGACCGGAACCAGTCGCTCCCTGAGGCCGAATCCGCGTCATGA
- a CDS encoding HU family DNA-binding protein has translation MTKADLVSKVAGKAGMTKASAESALNAFIDSVEEILSANGKLTLTGFGTFEVQQRQERTGRNPRTGQEIKIPASKVVKFRPGKLLKDAVN, from the coding sequence ATGACAAAGGCGGATCTGGTATCGAAAGTCGCCGGCAAGGCGGGAATGACCAAGGCGAGCGCGGAGAGCGCCCTCAATGCTTTTATTGATTCCGTTGAGGAAATTCTTTCCGCCAACGGGAAATTGACCTTGACCGGCTTCGGCACCTTCGAGGTTCAGCAGCGCCAGGAGCGCACCGGTCGCAATCCCCGGACCGGTCAGGAAATCAAGATTCCGGCCAGCAAGGTCGTCAAATTTCGCCCCGGCAAGCTGCTTAAAGACGCCGTCAACTAA
- the ettA gene encoding energy-dependent translational throttle protein EttA, with protein MSTDDKKIIYSMHRVSKYYDKKPILKDISLSCFYGAKIGVLGMNGSGKSTLLKILAGVDQDFQGSTSLAPGHTIGYLEQEPLANETRTVLEVVEEGAGESVRLLKEFEEINAQFAEPMSDEAMDALLTRQASVQEKLDALNAWELESRLEMAMDALRCPPPDMPLNIVSGGERRRVALCRLLLQQPDILLLDEPTNHLDAESVAWLEHHLHQYPGTIIAVTHDRYFLDNVAGWILELDRGKGIPWKGNYSSWLDQKKERLRQEEKAESDRQKTLQRELEWIRMSPRARHAKSKARIGAYEQLLSQESEKQGKELEIYIPPGPRLGQKVIEAQDLCKAYGDRMLLANAEFLIPPGAIVGIIGPNGAGKTTLFRMISGQEQPDSGRIDVGETVKLAYVDQKRDDLEADKTVFEMISDGHDLIRLGNREVNARAYLGRFNITGADQQKKVGMLSGGERNRVHLARMLKEGANVLLLDEPTNDLDVNTMRALEDALLNFAGTVLVISHDRWFLDRIATHIMAFEGDSQVVFFDGNFTEYEEDRRRRLGKDADVPKRIKYRKFTRG; from the coding sequence ATGAGCACTGACGATAAAAAAATCATCTATTCCATGCACAGGGTCAGCAAGTACTACGATAAAAAGCCGATCTTGAAGGACATTTCCCTTTCCTGTTTTTACGGGGCGAAAATCGGCGTCCTGGGAATGAACGGCTCCGGAAAGAGCACCCTGCTGAAAATCCTGGCCGGAGTGGACCAGGACTTCCAAGGTTCCACCTCCCTGGCTCCGGGGCACACCATCGGCTACCTGGAACAGGAGCCGCTGGCCAATGAAACGCGCACGGTTCTTGAAGTTGTCGAGGAAGGCGCCGGAGAGTCCGTCCGCCTGCTCAAGGAGTTTGAGGAAATCAACGCCCAGTTCGCGGAACCCATGAGCGACGAGGCCATGGACGCCCTGCTGACCCGACAGGCCTCGGTCCAGGAGAAGCTGGACGCCCTGAACGCCTGGGAACTGGAAAGTCGTCTGGAAATGGCCATGGACGCCCTGCGCTGCCCGCCCCCGGACATGCCGCTGAACATCGTCTCCGGCGGGGAACGGCGGCGGGTGGCCCTGTGCCGCTTGTTGCTCCAGCAGCCGGACATCCTGCTTCTGGACGAGCCCACCAACCATCTGGACGCCGAATCCGTGGCCTGGCTGGAACACCACCTCCACCAGTACCCGGGAACCATCATCGCCGTGACCCACGACCGCTACTTTTTGGACAACGTGGCCGGTTGGATTCTGGAACTGGACCGGGGCAAGGGCATTCCCTGGAAGGGCAACTATTCTTCCTGGCTGGACCAGAAAAAGGAACGTCTGCGCCAGGAGGAAAAGGCCGAAAGCGACCGCCAAAAGACCCTGCAGCGGGAACTGGAGTGGATCAGGATGTCGCCGCGGGCCAGGCACGCAAAGAGCAAGGCCCGGATCGGGGCCTATGAGCAACTTTTGTCCCAGGAATCCGAAAAGCAGGGCAAGGAGCTGGAAATCTATATTCCGCCCGGACCCCGGCTGGGCCAGAAGGTGATTGAGGCCCAGGATCTGTGCAAGGCCTACGGGGACCGGATGCTGCTGGCCAACGCCGAATTTTTGATTCCTCCCGGAGCCATCGTGGGCATCATCGGCCCCAACGGGGCCGGCAAGACCACCCTGTTCCGGATGATATCCGGTCAGGAGCAGCCGGACTCGGGCCGGATCGACGTGGGCGAGACCGTGAAGCTGGCCTACGTGGACCAGAAGCGGGACGACCTGGAAGCGGACAAGACCGTGTTCGAGATGATCAGCGACGGCCACGACCTGATCCGCCTGGGCAACCGCGAGGTCAACGCCCGTGCCTATCTGGGGCGTTTCAACATCACCGGCGCGGACCAGCAAAAAAAGGTCGGCATGCTCTCCGGCGGGGAGCGCAACCGGGTCCATCTGGCCCGGATGCTCAAGGAAGGGGCCAACGTCCTGCTGCTGGACGAGCCCACCAACGACCTGGACGTGAACACCATGCGCGCCCTGGAAGACGCCCTGCTGAACTTCGCCGGAACGGTCCTGGTAATCAGCCACGACCGCTGGTTCCTGGACCGTATCGCCACCCACATCATGGCCTTTGAGGGCGACAGCCAAGTGGTCTTTTTCGACGGGAACTTCACCGAGTACGAGGAGGACCGCCGCCGACGTCTGGGAAAGGACGCCGACGTTCCCAAGCGGATCAAGTACCGCAAGTTCACCCGCGGCTGA
- a CDS encoding SDR family NAD(P)-dependent oxidoreductase, with amino-acid sequence MEMNKDYFRGKTVIVTGAAAGIGLALIEELLDYGAKKVVLADFNADNLNTHTERLSAKHPGKVKGVLCNVTIEQEVADMIAEAAEFFNSRVDLLINNAGAGLSGYFTEPCAPGSMTGEQLRVPVQTNEDWEKGFAINFYGALYGCRAVIPIMQKQGGGQVINVISGIAFAPMAFQSMYSATKAALNGLTLSLRTEYWDDDIKFSSATPGTTATNIWGDMPPPDDAQTPQQSARRILAGAARNQRIIFGDDPDLEGAKHCFHADYEKYVDEYLLNVARERRKGRWTV; translated from the coding sequence ATGGAAATGAACAAGGACTACTTTCGCGGCAAAACCGTCATTGTCACCGGCGCGGCCGCGGGCATCGGGCTGGCCCTGATCGAGGAACTGCTTGATTACGGCGCAAAAAAGGTTGTTCTCGCGGATTTCAATGCTGACAACCTGAATACGCATACGGAACGGCTCTCGGCAAAACACCCGGGCAAGGTGAAGGGCGTGTTGTGCAACGTGACCATTGAGCAGGAAGTCGCGGACATGATCGCCGAGGCCGCGGAGTTCTTCAACAGCCGCGTCGACCTGCTCATCAACAACGCCGGGGCCGGGTTATCAGGGTATTTTACGGAACCCTGCGCCCCGGGCTCCATGACAGGGGAACAATTACGTGTTCCGGTACAGACCAACGAGGACTGGGAAAAGGGCTTCGCCATCAATTTCTACGGCGCGCTGTACGGCTGCCGCGCGGTCATCCCCATCATGCAAAAACAAGGCGGAGGCCAGGTCATTAATGTCATTTCCGGCATCGCCTTCGCGCCAATGGCCTTCCAGAGCATGTACTCCGCGACAAAAGCCGCGCTCAACGGCCTGACGCTTTCACTGCGCACGGAATACTGGGACGACGACATTAAATTCTCCTCCGCCACGCCCGGAACAACGGCCACGAACATCTGGGGCGACATGCCGCCCCCTGACGACGCGCAGACACCGCAACAGTCCGCACGGCGCATCCTAGCGGGGGCTGCCCGCAACCAGCGCATCATCTTCGGTGACGACCCCGATCTGGAAGGGGCAAAACACTGCTTCCATGCCGATTATGAGAAATACGTGGACGAGTACCTGCTCAACGTGGCGCGTGAGCGGAGAAAAGGACGTTGGACCGTTTAG
- a CDS encoding helix-turn-helix domain-containing protein has protein sequence MDWISVTEAATRWGVDPRVVQRYCASGKIAGAKKYGRAWMIPANAQKPLDNRAKAETTQPEPLYPGLFLLDNLRFNGQSVEIIAASLPDIEHRREFYSELAFLRGEIQKSLELLAQMPETSPFRLTGIHMGNIAAIRKGDENALRRGMDALKARRQEYAGCPSAQNCIDLAEAVVYAGVYAPEHFPEWLKDGDVLRFSEDVRPFALYLYALYLNNTRQQERMLGVTETVLALVPEQGFTIAGLYLRIMRVSACVAMGDRQRARELIAQALDHALPYGLVAPFSEHLGTMRGVFEEVARERFPWVRTEIIKGWKEAFTGWTDLRNRMLKSRMTTLLTSREYAISQYLVDGKTSKEIAELMHTTVSGITYSLQIIREKLGVRRSRDIVKFVN, from the coding sequence ATGGATTGGATTTCCGTAACCGAAGCAGCCACGCGATGGGGCGTCGATCCCCGCGTGGTGCAGCGGTATTGCGCGTCAGGGAAAATTGCGGGCGCGAAAAAATACGGGCGCGCATGGATGATCCCCGCGAATGCCCAAAAGCCGCTCGACAACCGCGCAAAGGCGGAGACGACACAGCCCGAGCCGCTCTACCCCGGCCTGTTTCTTCTGGACAACCTGCGCTTTAACGGTCAAAGCGTGGAGATAATCGCCGCGAGCCTGCCTGACATTGAGCACCGGCGCGAGTTTTACTCGGAACTGGCCTTCCTTCGGGGGGAAATCCAAAAGAGCCTGGAACTGCTCGCTCAAATGCCGGAAACCAGCCCGTTCCGCCTGACCGGCATCCACATGGGCAATATCGCCGCCATCCGCAAGGGAGACGAAAACGCCCTGCGCCGGGGCATGGATGCCCTGAAGGCCCGGCGCCAAGAGTACGCGGGCTGCCCGTCCGCGCAAAACTGCATCGACCTTGCCGAAGCCGTGGTTTACGCCGGTGTGTATGCGCCGGAGCACTTCCCGGAATGGTTGAAAGACGGTGATGTGCTGCGCTTTTCCGAGGACGTCAGGCCGTTCGCGCTCTACCTGTACGCCCTGTACCTGAACAACACCCGCCAGCAGGAACGCATGCTCGGAGTGACGGAAACCGTGCTGGCATTGGTCCCGGAGCAGGGCTTCACCATCGCGGGGCTCTATCTGCGGATCATGCGCGTCAGCGCCTGCGTGGCAATGGGCGACAGGCAACGCGCCCGGGAACTGATCGCGCAGGCGCTTGACCACGCGCTCCCCTACGGCCTTGTCGCGCCCTTTTCCGAGCATCTGGGTACGATGCGGGGAGTGTTCGAGGAGGTTGCCCGTGAACGTTTCCCATGGGTTCGCACGGAAATCATCAAGGGATGGAAGGAAGCCTTCACCGGGTGGACCGACTTACGCAACCGGATGCTCAAAAGCCGCATGACCACGCTGCTGACCTCCAGGGAATACGCGATCTCCCAATACCTTGTGGACGGCAAGACCTCCAAGGAAATCGCCGAGCTGATGCATACCACCGTTTCCGGCATCACCTACTCCCTGCAGATCATCCGGGAGAAGCTGGGCGTCCGACGCAGCCGGGACATCGTGAAATTCGTCAACTAG
- a CDS encoding LOG family protein has translation MAASHPETLFPSAQNDVARAQQQPSTPQTESAAYRLAFLDKDFILQDELRPVRLQLELLKPEMLMRDSRIESTVVVFGSARLLDAETAQARLDEALAAVGNQPDGPEDKGAKARLQAAKSALEHSRYYEEARKLSRIISENCQCEEKKTHVVITGGGPGIMEAANRGAAEVQAKSIGLNIVLPHEQAPNPYITPELSFQFHYFAIRKMHFLIRARALVVFPGGFGTLDELFDALTLIQTGKIAPMPVLLFGSQFWKKVINFEALVEAGTVSPHDLDLFEFVETADEAWDRIAAFDNLERKY, from the coding sequence ATGGCCGCCAGCCACCCGGAAACCCTTTTCCCTTCGGCGCAAAACGACGTCGCAAGGGCCCAACAGCAGCCCTCCACGCCACAGACCGAATCCGCGGCCTATCGCCTGGCCTTTCTGGACAAAGATTTCATTCTCCAGGATGAACTGCGCCCGGTTCGCCTCCAACTGGAACTGCTCAAGCCCGAAATGCTGATGCGGGATAGTCGGATCGAGTCCACGGTGGTGGTTTTCGGCAGCGCCAGGCTGTTGGATGCCGAAACCGCCCAAGCCCGGCTGGACGAGGCCTTGGCCGCCGTCGGGAATCAGCCTGACGGTCCCGAAGACAAAGGCGCTAAGGCCCGACTCCAGGCCGCCAAAAGCGCGCTGGAGCACAGCCGCTATTACGAGGAAGCCCGCAAGCTTTCCAGGATCATATCGGAAAACTGCCAGTGCGAGGAGAAAAAAACCCATGTGGTGATCACCGGCGGCGGCCCGGGAATCATGGAGGCGGCAAACCGCGGTGCGGCGGAAGTCCAGGCCAAGAGTATCGGCCTGAACATCGTCCTGCCCCATGAGCAGGCCCCCAACCCCTATATTACGCCGGAACTCAGCTTCCAGTTCCACTATTTCGCCATCCGCAAGATGCACTTTCTGATCCGGGCCCGGGCTCTGGTGGTTTTTCCCGGCGGGTTCGGCACCCTGGACGAACTGTTCGACGCCCTGACCCTGATCCAGACCGGAAAGATCGCCCCCATGCCGGTATTGCTCTTCGGCTCTCAATTCTGGAAAAAGGTCATCAACTTCGAAGCCCTGGTGGAAGCCGGGACCGTCTCGCCTCACGACCTGGATTTGTTTGAATTCGTGGAAACCGCCGATGAGGCTTGGGACCGGATCGCGGCCTTCGACAATCTGGAGCGCAAGTACTGA
- a CDS encoding aminopeptidase, with translation MLTEKHLDAYAQVMIWALDTARGRKLRKGNIVLLQSDPAASALAEKIYALLLGRSLQPVVRWNPTVRMEHDFYALGEDKQLTFHPPGTKELLGAVHGAIHLRAPESLTHLRDIRPERISLATLARRPLRDILDAREQRGLFGWTLAMLPTLEMAQAAGMDLDAYSRQIVNACYLNADDAVAGWREVFDAVGRIKRWLNKMNPKTLRVESEGMDLEVSLGEQRKWVGLSGHNIPSFEIFLSPDWRGVRGVYVADQPSYRNGNLVSGVRLEFADGKVISAQAEQGEAFLRSQVAMDEGAAQVGEFSLTDKRFSRINAFMANTLFDENYGGEHGNCHLALGSSYVESFSGKVADLDKRRKRGLGFNESALHWDLVNTNPKVVTARLRSGKSRVIYENGEFCC, from the coding sequence ATGTTGACGGAAAAACACCTGGACGCCTATGCCCAGGTCATGATCTGGGCTCTGGACACAGCCAGAGGGCGCAAGCTGCGCAAGGGCAATATCGTCCTGCTGCAATCCGATCCCGCGGCTTCGGCCCTGGCCGAGAAAATATACGCGCTGCTGCTGGGTCGCTCGCTGCAACCCGTGGTACGCTGGAATCCCACGGTGCGCATGGAGCACGACTTCTACGCCCTGGGCGAGGACAAGCAACTCACGTTTCATCCTCCGGGGACCAAGGAATTGCTGGGGGCCGTGCACGGAGCGATTCATCTGCGTGCACCGGAGTCTTTGACTCATCTGCGCGATATCCGTCCTGAACGGATCAGTCTGGCCACCCTGGCCCGCAGGCCGTTGCGAGACATCCTGGACGCACGAGAACAGCGGGGACTTTTCGGCTGGACCCTGGCCATGCTGCCCACCCTGGAGATGGCCCAGGCCGCGGGCATGGATCTGGACGCCTACTCCCGACAGATCGTGAACGCGTGTTACCTGAACGCCGACGATGCCGTGGCCGGTTGGCGGGAAGTCTTCGACGCGGTCGGCCGGATTAAGCGCTGGCTGAACAAAATGAACCCGAAGACGCTCCGGGTGGAATCCGAAGGCATGGATCTGGAAGTCTCCCTCGGCGAGCAGCGCAAATGGGTGGGACTGTCCGGACACAACATCCCCAGCTTCGAAATCTTCCTTTCTCCGGACTGGCGTGGCGTGCGAGGTGTGTACGTCGCTGATCAACCATCATATCGCAACGGCAATCTGGTTTCCGGAGTGCGTTTGGAATTTGCTGATGGAAAGGTGATTTCGGCTCAGGCGGAACAAGGCGAGGCATTCCTACGTTCCCAGGTGGCCATGGACGAAGGAGCGGCCCAGGTCGGCGAGTTCTCCCTGACCGACAAGCGCTTCTCCCGCATCAATGCCTTCATGGCCAACACCCTGTTCGACGAGAACTACGGCGGCGAACACGGCAATTGCCATTTGGCTCTGGGGTCGTCCTATGTGGAGTCTTTCTCCGGAAAAGTCGCGGACTTGGACAAGCGCCGCAAGCGTGGCCTCGGGTTCAACGAGTCCGCCCTGCACTGGGATCTGGTCAATACCAATCCCAAGGTCGTCACGGCCCGGCTGCGATCGGGAAAAAGCCGGGTGATTTATGAAAATGGAGAATTTTGCTGTTAG
- the cbiB gene encoding adenosylcobinamide-phosphate synthase CbiB → MLWLTLTIPLLAVALDLWLKDPPNWPHPVRLIGWLLDRLERLARSSPLPPRLAGLLCVLGLTLGVGFAVRLIVSLPMVGWFLALYLSFAGLALGGLLQEGRRVAWLLREQDVEAARTALAGLVSRDVEHLDENGIRRALAETVSENLNDAFTAPFFYLAFLGPAGLWAYKTVSTMDSMWGYKTPHWRELGWAAARADDLLAFVPARLTALALTTTARLLGKPGVRLSDLRRTASLTESPNAGWPMAAAALALRAGMGGPTRYFGRIKTKPWLGPEDQIWTDIKLNELFRLTLLAGMGVCAGLILMAQFVILVFSAI, encoded by the coding sequence ATGCTCTGGCTGACCCTGACGATTCCCCTTCTGGCCGTAGCCCTGGACCTCTGGCTCAAGGATCCGCCGAACTGGCCGCATCCGGTCCGGCTCATCGGGTGGCTGCTGGACCGTCTGGAGCGTCTCGCCCGATCTTCCCCGCTTCCTCCGCGACTGGCGGGCCTGCTTTGCGTTTTGGGTCTGACCCTGGGCGTGGGATTCGCGGTCCGGCTGATCGTCTCCCTGCCCATGGTCGGCTGGTTTCTGGCTCTGTATTTAAGCTTCGCCGGTTTGGCCCTGGGCGGATTGCTTCAGGAAGGACGCCGGGTCGCCTGGTTGCTCCGCGAGCAGGATGTCGAAGCCGCCAGGACGGCCCTTGCCGGGCTGGTCAGCCGGGACGTGGAACACCTGGACGAAAACGGCATTCGCCGGGCCCTGGCCGAAACCGTCAGCGAAAACCTCAATGACGCCTTCACGGCTCCTTTTTTCTACCTGGCCTTTCTCGGTCCCGCCGGGCTTTGGGCTTACAAGACCGTGAGCACCATGGATTCCATGTGGGGGTACAAGACGCCGCACTGGCGGGAGTTGGGCTGGGCAGCGGCCCGGGCCGACGACCTGCTGGCCTTTGTCCCGGCCCGGCTGACTGCCCTGGCCTTGACGACAACGGCCCGCCTGCTGGGCAAACCGGGTGTCCGCCTGTCCGATCTGCGCCGCACGGCCAGCCTGACAGAAAGCCCCAACGCGGGCTGGCCCATGGCCGCCGCGGCCCTGGCCCTGCGGGCCGGAATGGGCGGGCCGACCCGCTACTTCGGCCGGATCAAGACCAAGCCCTGGCTCGGGCCGGAAGATCAAATCTGGACGGATATAAAGCTGAACGAACTGTTTCGACTAACCCTGCTCGCCGGAATGGGAGTTTGCGCAGGACTGATTTTGATGGCACAGTTCGTGATACTTGTTTTTTCCGCAATTTGA
- a CDS encoding LuxR C-terminal-related transcriptional regulator, whose protein sequence is MDWIAINQAAARWGVDPRVVQRYCASGRISGAKKYGRAWMIPAEAEKPLDNRANADKAQHGPVYPGLFLLESLRFDGRSPQQIAADLPDDEYRREFFAELAFLQGETQKSMELFAQIPENSPFRLTGIYVRNIAAIRKADYIALRRGMDTLKARRQEHAGCPSAQNCIDLAEAVVYASVYAANHCPKWLKNGDVIRFPTGARPFALYLYALYLNSTRQQSRMLGVTETVLAMAPKHGFTVAELYLRIMRVNAYVIMDNRHRARELIEQALELALPYGLLAPFSEHLGTMRGVLEEVSRERFPRAHKQILKGWKEVFNGWTEIHNRILRSDMTTLLTSREYAISQYLMDGKSCKEIAKLMNTTLAGVNYSLRIIREKLGVKRSRDIPKYVNWCAENGPTT, encoded by the coding sequence ATGGATTGGATTGCCATAAACCAGGCAGCGGCGCGATGGGGCGTCGATCCCCGGGTGGTACAGCGGTATTGCGCGTCCGGGAGAATATCGGGCGCGAAAAAATACGGCCGCGCATGGATGATCCCCGCGGAGGCTGAAAAGCCTCTCGACAACCGCGCCAACGCGGACAAAGCGCAACACGGGCCCGTCTACCCCGGCCTGTTTCTTCTGGAAAGTCTGCGCTTTGACGGGCGAAGCCCACAGCAGATCGCCGCGGACCTGCCTGACGACGAGTACCGGCGCGAATTCTTCGCCGAACTGGCCTTCCTCCAGGGGGAAACCCAAAAGAGCATGGAGCTGTTCGCGCAAATACCGGAGAACAGCCCGTTCCGCCTGACCGGCATCTATGTGCGAAACATCGCCGCCATCCGCAAGGCCGACTACATTGCCCTGCGCCGGGGCATGGATACGTTGAAGGCTCGGCGCCAAGAACACGCGGGCTGTCCGTCCGCGCAAAACTGCATCGACCTCGCCGAAGCCGTGGTTTACGCCAGCGTGTATGCGGCGAACCATTGCCCAAAGTGGTTGAAAAACGGCGATGTGATCCGATTTCCAACGGGAGCCAGACCATTCGCGCTCTACCTCTACGCCCTTTACCTGAACAGCACCCGCCAGCAGTCACGCATGCTCGGAGTGACGGAAACCGTGCTGGCTATGGCGCCAAAGCACGGCTTCACCGTCGCGGAACTCTATCTGCGAATCATGCGCGTCAACGCGTACGTCATTATGGACAACAGGCACCGCGCCCGGGAGCTGATCGAACAGGCGCTTGAACTCGCGCTCCCGTACGGTCTGCTCGCGCCCTTTTCCGAGCATCTGGGCACGATGCGGGGAGTGCTCGAAGAGGTGTCCCGCGAGCGTTTCCCGCGGGCTCACAAGCAGATTCTCAAGGGATGGAAGGAGGTCTTCAACGGATGGACCGAGATACACAACCGCATCCTCAGAAGCGACATGACCACGCTGCTGACCTCCAGGGAATACGCGATTTCCCAGTACCTCATGGATGGCAAGAGCTGCAAGGAGATCGCCAAGCTGATGAACACCACCCTTGCCGGCGTCAACTATTCCCTGCGGATCATCCGGGAAAAGCTGGGCGTCAAACGCAGCCGCGATATCCCCAAATACGTCAACTGGTGCGCTGAGAACGGTCCGACAACCTGA
- a CDS encoding cold-shock protein → MEGVVKWFSKQKGYGFITPDGQEDGKDVFVHFSAIEGGGFKTLREGARVSFEIVDGDKGLQASNVQELD, encoded by the coding sequence ATGGAAGGTGTTGTAAAGTGGTTCAGCAAGCAGAAAGGCTACGGTTTCATCACTCCGGATGGTCAGGAAGACGGCAAGGACGTCTTCGTTCATTTCTCGGCCATTGAAGGCGGCGGGTTCAAGACGCTGCGGGAGGGAGCCAGGGTTTCCTTCGAGATCGTCGACGGCGACAAGGGCCTGCAAGCCTCGAACGTCCAGGAACTCGACTAA